The genomic stretch ATACCTCACATGTTCTGCAACCGTTGCTGATAACTCTAGTAGTGTGTTCCTGTACTGTAAGCGTTCTCAAACGAGGATTTTCTTTGTGCAAACAGGTAcgtttattcattaatttgaACTAGAGTTTAGATTGaagagaaattgaaaaatacaGTTAACTggttgtataaaaaaatagttttcaaCGGagtttatttagaaaaaagaaaaaaaaatcacacctgaaaaaaaaatcaagaatgatttacaataatttagttctaaaacgtgaaaaaattctaccttttatattttcttacaattattcttaggtgaaaattaaataacataaaattaaatcaaggcgtattaatataaaacatgaggtcaaaagaggaaaaaagaaatttaaaaaaaaaagagtgaaagaattaaaggaaaaaaaaaaaaaatgcagaatgTGAGTAAAAATGAATTAGAGTCACAACTTTATGATTGTCTTTAAAAGGCGAAGCGTGTTCGACTTTCCTTATCAGTTATCTATACTGAAACGTGGCTGGCAATTTGCTAAAGGTGATGCCAATGGTTATTTTACTTAATCGATGATATCAAACAGATCGATTATTCGAAGGACACATGCCCACTCGCACATCTTTTTAcgtatcaaaaatatatttgatttcaCGACgcacattttatataattacaaagcTGCGGCATTCTTTCATTcttagaaaaagtaaaatagttCTATGTCAGTATGGCGTGGTAACTAAATTTTAAGTAAACcgagagatatattttttccgTATGAAGCTctctcagatttttttttactttttggtTTCTACTGTCTATATATTATGgtgacaaaaaattaatacaaagaaCATGTAtgtattatctttttaatgaaacgttCATTCTAGTGAGATACATGGATACCGGATATTAACATAGATAACGATTTTGTAAAAGTGAACAGATGATGTAATATCATTATTCTCGATACAATTTTAACTGATATGACATTGAAACTAATACAACGTATGAGTCATATTATGACACATGCACGTGTGtacatattatatacgtaACACGAAATCTCACGGAttgagttcttttttttagaaatcgATAGCTTATCATTAACAGCACTTGATAGAGCTTTATTCTGCGTAATGATAAAAAGGTTCGACATCAATTCTTAAAGATGTATGTATCATAGGTGTACCGGAATTGCAATACTTTCCCGAAATAGAATTAGAACATTAATTGTGAGGCAGGTGTTTTTttcattcctttttttatcaGCAGTTTCagctaatatatttttaacttatttgtTTCGCTGGAACagcaatttaaagaaaaatgattttaGATTATGATTAGTTATCGTGATATGTATTCTGCAAATAATGAgtcatatatatattgtcatatataatattatatgtaagaCAGATAAAGacttatcattattatatatattccgaatttcttaataatttatttgattacaaaatgataaatatatcATGTAACATGTCTGATTTCGCGTCAGTTAATTTCCATCACTGTCTTGATCGAGTGAATTTGACAATTGACGATAACAGTCGGCTCTCGTCGCTGTCTAAAAATTTcgtcggcgacggcggcgccGCGTTTTGGGATTTCTCAAAAGCTAAAACGAAGTTTAGTTTCCCGCGCGGTGCTAAAAACAATCGcgcagaaaatttaaatttgacttGAAGCTCTTCCCGAGTCTGCTTTAGTTCCCGAGAAATCCTAAAATGCGGCGCCACCGTTGCTGACGAAATTTCAAGTAGCTTTACGTAGAATACGATGAGTGCAACAAgtgatttattatataataaatatgttagaataaaataataatttatcttccattttctttacaattagATAACGAAGTggtcgaataattttaatggaaaaaatgGAGCCACCGAGTTATACATCACAACCGTATCCTAATCCGCAACCACCGATGTATCCTCATCCGCAACCACCACCGTCAATGCCACAGCCGTCGATGCCTTCACGTAAGTGTCAAATTACGAAAAGATAATAGTCTTATCAGAGGAAGTAATGCATCTCGTTATCCGAACGATACGTTtctaaagtttaatttaatactatGTGATTACAGCTACAGTACACGTTATAACGGCGACGGCTTTTGGCAAGGAAAGCCAGCATCTGATTTGTCCACATTGCCACGCTAATATAACTACACGCGTAGAATCGGCAGCAAACACGAAAACACATCTGATGGCGCTAtgtctttttttgtttctgtaagatttcaaaatataatatatacaaaatacgagttttttttttatcgaaaaaaagtacgattaactctgttttcttttttttttttttttcagatgcTGGTGTTTTACCCCGTGTCCTTATTGCATGGATTCTTGCTTAGTTCAAAAGCATTACTGCCCAGCGTGCGGTTCTTTTCTTGGAGAAtccacaaattaatatttcacatagggatactataaaaaaaaaaaaaaaaaaaaaaaaagactatgGAACTATATTCTGTAGCAAATCCAATCAATTAGAATACACTTCGTAAAGAaggcatatttttattacatatttgtgATAAAGAATTGTTGAATTATCTATAACATAGAAACCATTTTACTGCTCACGTAATTTACGAActgcataaatataattgatacgTACACGCGTgtacacataaaaaaaattcataaattatatatgatttatataattttttaaaaattataaataaaaattgtttttatctttAGATATTTTGCAGTTATCGTTAAATGacatttctataatttaacattatatctCCTAGTACTTATTCTTTATATAGAATAAAGTTACTTCACAAATTTTGGTGTTTGTTCGCAATAACATTTTCTATGACAAAAATTTTCATGTtaacatacttttttttacgataattttttttttttatgtgtgaTAGCTTTTTGGTAGTTTTTAAAgcgatttttataaatttataaataagttTGTTGAAATTTACTTGTGTAATGGCAGTAGGTTTAagaagacattttttttaagaatgatTATAAGAACATTATATTCTTTGAAAGGCTTCCACTCGCCGTCACAGATAATTATTCATAGATCCATTTTTCAGACGCAACGGTCCAGTCGATTACTTCCTTCTCGCCAAaccataaattaatttcttttttagctGACTCAACAGCATCGGAACCGTGGATAATATTTCGTCCTACTTGTATGCAGAAATCTCCACGAATTGTTCCTGGCGCAGAATCCTTAGGATTTGTTTCACCCAACATCACACGACCAGTCTTTACAACATTTAATCCTTCCCAgacctaaaataaaaattttattaatactacAATTCTTTAATAGATAACTTTGatatgatttaaaattaaatatatgaacaagttaattataattatcctGTAGTGTCTTTAAAAGAAACTTACCATTGGCACAACTGGTCCTGAACTCATGTATTTAACTAAACCTGGGAAAAAGGGTCTTGATGCCAAATCAGCATAGTGACGCTTCAGGAGATCTTCATTAGGctatatcaaaaataaaatacacatgtaaaaaaaatataaatgcatactAGTCAAAAATATCACAAAgtcaatcaaaattaataaaaaacaatattttacaagcagcatatgtataaattctaattttttaatttgttacacCGGTGTGCATCTCATTGTTCAATATATTCCCATTTTCAAGTCCATATTGTATGCTTATAACCAATTAtaaacttaaatttaaaattctcccaatatatttctaagagccatgtaatatatatttgcaagTCTTTGGTCAATCCAAGCAGGTTTAAACAAGAGCACAGTGAATTCAAGTGCGAGCGACTTACCCACACCATCTTCATGGCAACCAATTTGAAACCCTTCTCTTCGAATCGCTGAATAATTTTGCCGACTAAACCACGTTGCACGCCGTCCGGCTTAACCATGATAAAAGTACGCTCCTTATTTTCCGccataattaatttgcaaataatttgtagaaaaatcGAGACGAAGCCCAAGACCATGCGACGCCGATGAGCCGGTGAGAGGAAGTGAGGACGTAAGTAAGGTCGAGATCGTCGACGTGATCACGCGGCTGACTATTTCTTCTGAGGTGGGGAGAAGCCAGGAGAAGCCACGAGAAGCGTTGTAATGCGAAACCTGCAAAGTGCCACGATTGTAATTATGTTCCAGCGCGTAAGTTAGGCGTGTGAAAATTTCGTTTTGTTATTTCCGGCCTACGTGAACTAAAGCGTCGTTTGCTTCCTTCCTTTCGATACGATGAGTGACGAAGAGAAAACTGGAGAGAGTGGAGAGAACGATCAACTTTGAATCGGTGCAGGTTACTTCGAACGTGAACTCGGGACCTCTGTCGAGCTGTTCGCGGACCATGAAAATTTTTGATAAGTTTAGGAACGGTCGTGATAGAGAGAGAACGTTCTCAAACTTATCGACAAGATAGTTCGTGGTAAATCGCGATATTACGAAATTGTCAACAGTTATCAAGCCGCCGTCTAAAGTGGTGATTATTgcaatttgcaatattttatgagTTGCGTAATTGTTTTTCGTAAATAATGGCTACATCAGTTAACACAAATCCGTCTACGTTATTGCCACTAggtaagtaataaaaaaaaactcgcacATTAGTTTATTGGATTTACAATTtggcgttaaataaaattgtattcatTTGCAGAATTGGTTGACAAGTGTATCGGCTCTCGGATACatattattatgaaaaatgaTAAGGAGATCGTAGGAACGTTGCAGGGTTTCGACGACTTCGTTAACATGCTACTGGAGGATGTAACGGAAAGCGAAGCTACTCCAGAAGGCCGCAGAGTTACAAAGCTCGATCAGATTCTTCTTAACGGCAGCAACATTACAATGGTTATTATTTGcttaattttgaaagaaactttatttacaaaaagatTTTGGTAAGAAGGAAAGCAAAGGATACATTTTCATAtccgattaatattttttttacagttggTGCCTGGTGGCGAGATGCCagaaacgtaaaagaaacTTTGAACGAGACTCTAAGTACGTTAAATATAAACGTTAAGCTCCTTCGTAcaagtaagatttttttataaacttaagCTAAgtttcgattaaataaatctcaAATATTGACTACAAAAGATCAAGTCTTTTGATTATTTCGCCGAGCGAAGGTCTGTCTTCGAGGTTATGCGACCATGCTGCTCTGAATAGTTCCTTATATCTTCCAGCGAACTCGTCGTCGAGACCTTCGTCTTTAGGACGCGTACCttttacagaaatatatattatggTATGGATATGTAATCCATGGAATGGCACTTCTCTCGACAGCATTTGCCAGGCTACAATTCCTAGTGAGTAAATATCGGCGGCGAATGTAGGTACGTTTCCTCGAAGCACTTCTGGTGCTGTGTAACCCGGTGTACcctgagaaaagaaaagaaatccaAGTTGAGTATGcctatattttataattatgtttattttttgatttaaataaaaatttttttaatatatgcgtGCATACTCGCGGACTGATGGAAACCAGTTGTTCGTCGACTAACACGGAACTGCCAAAATCAGTGAGTTTAGCTTGACCATTAGCTGCCATAAGAATATTGGTTGCTTTGACATCTGCGTGGATCACTCCGGAATCGTGGCAGAATTGAAGAGCGCTAGCAACGTCCCTCCAAATGGAAACCCGTTCCTCTTTCGACAGAGCTGATTCCTGTAACTTGTTCTGCAATGACGTACTGCACAGCTCCATCGTTATCAACGACAAGCTATTTCCTTGTTctatacttaatattttcacGATGTTAGAATGTCGCAGATTAGTCGCGTGTCTCTCCGAGTTTATTACTTCATCGTCGTTTTGTTTCCGCGGAATTACTTTTGCTGCTACTTGATTTCCTAAGGCAGCAATAATGACGGTAAATAGCATTTTCGTTGCTCCTCATACGATTAGCTTTGACGTActtagtaatataatttatttaaagaaaattacgttaGGACACCTTTGTAAGAGACCTTGTAGACTGTGCCGAAGGCACCAACTCCGAGCAGGGAGCGACGTTTCTGCGGTAGACCGTCTTTGAGTAGTTTGATCCTATTAGGAGTATCTACACTGAACGGTGACAATAGCCTTTCATCTCCTACGTTCTCTCCACGAAAGTTATTCGGAGTTCTTGGACTTGGAgttctaataaattatcatattccatttataaaactttaatttgaataacaaaaatattacaatcgcTCTCACCTGATATTCAATAAAGTACTTTCCAATGGCCGAGGTGAGAGGAGCTTTAATGCTGCAGGCACTAATCTTCGCGGTGAAGCCATTAAAATGACGATTACGGTACGaataacgatttttatttatagaaaaagtGCTTGGAATTTTTCTAACACTATTTGCATAGGAAATGATTTTTCCATCACGTCGCGTATGTAGAAAGGCGTAGgactttcattaaaattcCGTTTTCAGTTTACTAACACGTTGAGGACAATGAGAGAACCGTAGATACAAATAATACGGATCGTATAACagagtttttttcttttctttttttttctctctctcaacATCGAGTATTCGAGCATACATTCCTTTTACATATCGAAGTTTTagttgcaaagaaaaaaattggtaTAGGTAATAAGACACGTACAAATagaatacaattaaaatatgttttatttctttgatcAGTAATTTAAGGCGCAAATCGACTACTGTCTATTATCTAtttgctaattattattactttttttttctttttaatactgtACGTTAACTAGATTATGTACAACCGTACTATCGCTTCTTGTAACAATTCGCTTCAATAATCTtttgttacaatattaatatcaacgACGATAGGAACGCATATAAGTGTGTATGtacgcgcgtacgtgtgcaTCGATAATGCTCTATGGATCGATTGAACATCTAATTAGAGAAATGGTATTGTAAACTTTGTCGCTAACGTTAAGTGCTCGGTTGTACCATTTTGTTTTCGAGCGATTCTGTTTGCTATCACAATGATTAAGTATATCGCTTCCATTCTGTCTATAGATTTCTCTCtattatcgattaattaacaatCGACTTGTAACAAGCGGAAACGACTTTACGGAAGTTTTTAGTAAAATACTctaatacgaataaaaatacgatgtatcctctctctttctatatatatatattttttttctatttgtttgaAAATAGTTTATTCTTCTTAAATATAACTCTTCCTTTTTCATTCACCAGCCTTTTATGTCTTACGATAATTCTGAACCGCTCTAATTACAGCGTTCATCGATCGCCTCGTCTTGCtcgcaaacgcgcgcgcgaatcaATTCTCTTAGGTTTCACGTTGTAAGAATGAGTTAAAATCATGTTTTTACGAGTAAATATATGAATACTTATTCAATGGAGTTTGCAGGACGTATTGATCAAGTAAATAGAATGAATAAAATGTTGCAGTTTCGACTTTGTCGACTTGCAGGAGTATCTACTGAAAGATTTACGGAAAATCCGTATTCACAGAATTCAAGGATGCATAAATCCTtaagaaattgaaattctaTGAATCTAACGTgtggatataaaaatataacaactATCCCATTTTTAAGTGCAGTTATGAATAAGCACTTGTGCAAGTAAACGAGATACAGgtttttaagtattatttttatagtgaaagatataaattttgtaagtaCTTGCTGCTATAAagatatgtacatatatatgtaagtACGAGCCagaaatttaacaatatgTAGCAATTGTGAAATTTATCAAAGCAAAGatcattaaaacttttaacttTAAGATTAAAACACGAATttgttaaatgttttttttttttttcatatatatatatgtagaagCACAGTTCtacaaaagaaagaagaaattttgAGACTTATATCGCGTactaaagaattaataatttggaACATGCAAAAATTCACAAATTGTGTCATATAATACACATCTTTGAAGAATAAAATTCAAGGCAATTACATGTTTTcttacattaaatatgtgtCTTATTatgaaaggaagagagaaaggaacaATTTACGAAAACGTTATCTCTCGAAAAGCATCACTAGCCAAACATTGTCTTCATAACACTTTGGCACTACTCTTATATGTGCCATTACGTAAACTTCTCCTGAGCATTACATTGTCAGGCGCAAATATCAGGCACTCAGAGGCACCAGTTGTGGCTCAATCATTTCAAAATATGCAATCAGGCaatcattttaaatatatatatataaaaaaaataaaaacaaaattacaaaaattttttaaacaattaaaatgtataggcCAATgcagtattaataattataaacgaaaatgaaaattcgtGCACTATTAAGTtcgaaaaattagaaaataaaaactgtaaaacataaaagaaaaaacaatttgtgCAAATAAAATCCAACTGTCTTTCGACTGAGGATAATTCTTACTGCATtgttttagatatttatttgcattatatgATACCGTTTAATTTCTCTATCGATAGATCCTATCAGTAAACGCGTTTccataatttaatgaaaatataattttctctgtATTAGCAAATCGACGCTATATAAGGACTTGATGACCCTGATGCGAAATaggtatataaataatttcgatagGTACTATATCTTGGAcgaatttaaagagaaagagagaagagagatacGCCACGATAGCGAATATTCGATTAAGGCACAATCTAACCAGGTAGAGGAGCCTCCTCGTAGAAGTCCAACTCGTCTTCGACTTCGTGCTCGGGTTCCTTACTGTCGAGGGCGCGCAGCTCCGTATTGGTGAAGAAATGGCTCATCTGAGCGCGTAACGGTATCATCAGAATAAGGAAGAAGGGCAGGGCCAGGGCGGCTCTAGTACTCTTGACAATCCACAATACAGCTAGGCACAAAATCTGTATGAAAGTGAAGATGTGCATCTTTTTAGTTTGCACGCGGCGTACATAATTTGCTGTGCCGTGATGTTTGACCGGCATGAAAAATAGCTTGATACGGTCAAATAATTGCACGCCGTTCGTCGACGAGACGCCCATGTAGAGAAATACACCAAGAAGGACGGACATCGGTACCCGTCGCAACAACGGTGCCATAAGTACGCTCAGGCCTATAAGTATCGCGACCAGGAGAGCGCTCACTCGTTGCTCCTTCACTTCGACGATGTGCGGCTTGTCGCCGGGCGCGTGGGTGCGTGACATTACAGTCACGGCGGAAACGTGAGTGAGAGAGCGTACAGATGCGGCGCTACACCAAGGTGCACCCATCAGACCACATCCTACGTTCATTAGACAAACTACCACGATGTCCATGTGATAGCCGTTGCCCTTTCGCAATTTACGTTCCTTTTTATCAATAATCAATCTGAAAAACGAACAATTGCAATTAGTTCAAAATGTGAGTCGTCtctagtaattaaaataaccaAATCTACTTACTCTGATATTTGAGTTTCCATAAACACCAAAATGTAAACCAGCAAAGCTGGTATCACGCAAGCTAAAATCATCCAAAGAGGTACGGATCCAGAGGGAGATACGAACCAATTTCTACCTGGTACAGATGGAGAAAGTCCTTCGGGAACCAACAACTTCTCCGTTTTTACCATAAATAGATAGTCAATTAGAACAAAGACGATGATACTAATAGGCACACCAAAGTCTCCGAAGGCTCTTCGAGCACTACGGCCCAGATAATGGCTGTTTCGAAAAATTCTTAAGTAATAGGCACCCAGAAAAGTGCCCAGACAAAGAATCGTACACATCAAAGCTGTGTTAGGCTGATTGATTAGCCGTCCGGCTTTATTACGACCAGGTACCAGTTCGCGAATCTCCTCCAAATGTAAGGTCTCCTCAGTTCCGTTCCACAGCGATTTAGTGACTTTCATTTCAGTAACATATAGTGGATAAATCGTGTCGTTATAGTCGGGCCCAAAGCTGTATTCATGGAGAAGAGGATTGTGTACGAAATAGTTGTAAAGTTTCATGAATGTTTCAACAATGTAAAGAATAGAAATTAATCCAGTGAAAATTTCTTCGGTGAAACGGGTAAAGAGTCGTACAAGAACCGAACCCTCGACACAGGCGATCACTAGTGCGATGATACCCATCCAGATGCCAATATATACCCGTACAGTGAGAAATTCGAGCTCATTTGCCAGGCAGAATTTGTATAAGCTTTCATCGAAAAGCAACAAAGGACCAGTCGTGCCGATGATTACCAGCGGTTGAGTGGCAAATAACGCCATTATTACGCCTGTCCACGAACCGGAGACTAAAGTTTCGGAAATTCCAATTACATTTTGCGTCTTGTCGCTCATCAGGCCGCCGAAAGTGATGGCGCCGCACAGCGCGGCGAAATACATGAAGATAGCTGCTGCGAGACAGGACGAACTCAAACCATCCGTGAAATCAGACAAATAGAACGGGTAGCGACGTTTAATGTCGTTGATGAGGCAGCCAAACGGTCGTTTAGTACGTCGCAATGGATCATCGTCTTCCGGTGGtttcttttctccctcgcCGGCAAGAAGAGCtattatacgtaatataaataataattaattaagaacgaAATAACaagagataaatttaaaaatggaaatatttaatatttaatattatattatattaaatggaaatattaaatatttaatattaaattatattaaatggaaatattaaatatttaattatttaagcatttttttaattaccctTTTTTACAGCTGCCTCACTTTCTTCTGGCTTGCTCTTTTCTTGAAGCGCCTTGGCCTTACGCTTTCTGATCGCTTCGCTCTTAGCCTTAAGTTCATCAAACGGAAGCAAAGCCTGTCTCTCCCAATCCCCGGGTGGCAGTACAATTGAATCATCCAGAAACTCGTTAATAGCCGACAGCAGCTCTCGCCTTTCGTTAGCCTTATAAGCGATTTTGTGGAACGATGTGTTTGCCATCAGAGTGGAGATTGACCGACCTATCTCGTGATAATCCAAGTCTGCGTTCCTTGGCCCCAATAGAGTAAACATGAACCTGACGGGTATCGTGACTTCCGTGATGGACGGCATAAATACACCTTCGGCCAATCGTACGAAGGCTATTGTTGGCTGATCCAGAAAGTCAACGGCGCCGACAAGTACAACTGTCGCCTCAGCACCGGCTGGAATTCTCTTGAGGATGTAGTCGTTGTGAGTCTTCTTCAGATCCTCGCTACTGCTCATGTAAGTTTGTTCTTCTTTCATATCGACCACCGTGTGATTACTGTCGAGCGCCAAGTTCGATGAAATGATCTTCGGCTTCGCGTCTTGCAGATTCTGTCGGgataaattcgaaatttttataaaacaattaaaaaaatttttaattacgccgaAAAAAGACTAAcaaattcaattctttttcaatatcttgAAACTAGAACAATCTGTGCTATCAagcaattaaaactaattactAATTtctaaagcaaaaaaataaattatgaaataagtgaaaaataattatgaagtTAAAtgaatgataaaataaataacttatttacgaatataatgtatttttgattaaaatataataattaaacaattgttCTTCTGATTTCACGATATTGTTTAACTACAAAGAAATGtttaagataataataatttttccagaaaaaaaacaagctgATTAATCTTTCaagtttatgaaaattaagtATAATCGAAATATACGATAAGAAAAGAATGATTTTTCTCGTCAcaagtatattataattataaaagatattaattaaggTAAGCATCTCGccatataaaaatatccttGTGGTAGAAAcgattaaaattctaaagCAAGATAACTGATGTATAGCATATTCGTAAATGCACACACGAATGCATGATAATACATAAAGAgatttttcatattaaaatgtttaaagagttgatattttatgtacattaTGAAAAATGTGTCACATCTTGGTGATTTGttccgcaa from Cardiocondyla obscurior isolate alpha-2009 linkage group LG12, Cobs3.1, whole genome shotgun sequence encodes the following:
- the Ae2 gene encoding band 3 anion transport protein isoform X3 → MGFDIDPSLPRTVVCISLHQFSPLSLSRSGGHHPPPSVWIPPALSADRPGCHSARDAMPEATAGSSGKSFLQRARGKVLRWLRRSLRTTHQIDGHAAETGPELDEEMEKVFAMDAGEKFDVARLGSPSESAGSDRDRDRGPPRYGGDRDFNQYRKRSYPHPHMPLKSLHSRSMRRHLSPEGSATEGSTEEDHSNYQTKNNEIQEVDGINRSRLQSIVTSEGEVDDETVEETENVGGSENEAPISERAASGFSDCSTIGSPRVQFEKIKEEDVLNTQTEEVPMSTVASDLEEDRNRRRHQKHEHKRHHHKSRKYSLQEDPQWRKRSGAGLTDNSSLLTRRVSVQPEEASTLQELDIDDLESHRSDDPRGMRRHKAAHSVVQIGRRKEGGIPHDTFKKMYDHSPHEVFVQLDELHGLGEEREWRETARWIKYEEDVEEGADRWGRPHVASLSFHSLLNLRRCLETGVVLLDLEEKDLPGLAYRVVEQMVIEELILAQDRPVVMRALLLRHKHVHEHERGFRFGGKRSYSTSYTSLQNLQDAKPKIISSNLALDSNHTVVDMKEEQTYMSSSEDLKKTHNDYILKRIPAGAEATVVLVGAVDFLDQPTIAFVRLAEGVFMPSITEVTIPVRFMFTLLGPRNADLDYHEIGRSISTLMANTSFHKIAYKANERRELLSAINEFLDDSIVLPPGDWERQALLPFDELKAKSEAIRKRKAKALQEKSKPEESEAAVKKALLAGEGEKKPPEDDDPLRRTKRPFGCLINDIKRRYPFYLSDFTDGLSSSCLAAAIFMYFAALCGAITFGGLMSDKTQNVIGISETLVSGSWTGVIMALFATQPLVIIGTTGPLLLFDESLYKFCLANELEFLTVRVYIGIWMGIIALVIACVEGSVLVRLFTRFTEEIFTGLISILYIVETFMKLYNYFVHNPLLHEYSFGPDYNDTIYPLYVTEMKVTKSLWNGTEETLHLEEIRELVPGRNKAGRLINQPNTALMCTILCLGTFLGAYYLRIFRNSHYLGRSARRAFGDFGVPISIIVFVLIDYLFMVKTEKLLVPEGLSPSVPGRNWFVSPSGSVPLWMILACVIPALLVYILVFMETQISELIIDKKERKLRKGNGYHMDIVVVCLMNVGCGLMGAPWCSAASVRSLTHVSAVTVMSRTHAPGDKPHIVEVKEQRVSALLVAILIGLSVLMAPLLRRVPMSVLLGVFLYMGVSSTNGVQLFDRIKLFFMPVKHHGTANYVRRVQTKKMHIFTFIQILCLAVLWIVKSTRAALALPFFLILMIPLRAQMSHFFTNTELRALDSKEPEHEVEDELDFYEEAPLPG
- the Ae2 gene encoding band 3 anion transport protein isoform X5, with amino-acid sequence MENTDGSRRKLSFLGFGKRVSIDGHAAETGPELDEEMEKVFAMDAGEKFDVARLGSPSESAGSDRDRDRGPPRYGGDRDFNQYRKRSYPHPHMPLKSLHSRSMRRHLSPEGSATEGSTEEDHSNYQTKNNEIQEVDGINRSRLQSIVTSEGEVDDETVEETENVGGSENEAPISERAASGFSDCSTIGSPRVQFEKIKEEDVLNTQTEEVPMSTVASDLEEDRNRRRHQKHEHKRHHHKSRKYSLQEDPQWRKRSGAGLTDNSSLLTRRVSVQPEEASTLQELDIDDLESHRSDDPRGMRRHKAAHSVVQIGRRKEGGIPHDTFKKMYDHSPHEVFVQLDELHGLGEEREWRETARWIKYEEDVEEGADRWGRPHVASLSFHSLLNLRRCLETGVVLLDLEEKDLPGLAYRVVEQMVIEELILAQDRPVVMRALLLRHKHVHEHERGFRFGGKRSYSTSYTSLQNLQDAKPKIISSNLALDSNHTVVDMKEEQTYMSSSEDLKKTHNDYILKRIPAGAEATVVLVGAVDFLDQPTIAFVRLAEGVFMPSITEVTIPVRFMFTLLGPRNADLDYHEIGRSISTLMANTSFHKIAYKANERRELLSAINEFLDDSIVLPPGDWERQALLPFDELKAKSEAIRKRKAKALQEKSKPEESEAAVKKALLAGEGEKKPPEDDDPLRRTKRPFGCLINDIKRRYPFYLSDFTDGLSSSCLAAAIFMYFAALCGAITFGGLMSDKTQNVIGISETLVSGSWTGVIMALFATQPLVIIGTTGPLLLFDESLYKFCLANELEFLTVRVYIGIWMGIIALVIACVEGSVLVRLFTRFTEEIFTGLISILYIVETFMKLYNYFVHNPLLHEYSFGPDYNDTIYPLYVTEMKVTKSLWNGTEETLHLEEIRELVPGRNKAGRLINQPNTALMCTILCLGTFLGAYYLRIFRNSHYLGRSARRAFGDFGVPISIIVFVLIDYLFMVKTEKLLVPEGLSPSVPGRNWFVSPSGSVPLWMILACVIPALLVYILVFMETQISELIIDKKERKLRKGNGYHMDIVVVCLMNVGCGLMGAPWCSAASVRSLTHVSAVTVMSRTHAPGDKPHIVEVKEQRVSALLVAILIGLSVLMAPLLRRVPMSVLLGVFLYMGVSSTNGVQLFDRIKLFFMPVKHHGTANYVRRVQTKKMHIFTFIQILCLAVLWIVKSTRAALALPFFLILMIPLRAQMSHFFTNTELRALDSKEPEHEVEDELDFYEEAPLPG